CGATTTCACCAAAAATCCGGGGGTTTCGCCGGATAAGAACTACTACAAAGGAAAATATGCGTACCTGGACCTTCCGGAGGTGCATCAGCGCATCATCCAATTTACGGACGGGCGCCAAACGCACGTCAACTGGTACCTGCCTCAGATGCACTGCAGCTCGTGCGTGTACCTGCTCGAAAACCTCCACCGCTTACAGGAAGGCGTTTTTTCGGCCGTTGTTAATTTTCCCGAAAAACGGGTAAGGATCATCATTGATGAAGAAAAGATAAAACTGAGCCAACTGGCCGAGCTGCTTACGTATATCGGTTACGAACCCTACATCAGTCTTCAGGATGTGGAATCGGACCAATCGCCCAAGACCAACCGCACGCGTTTGTACAAGATCGGAATTGCGGGCTTTGCCTTTGGCAACGTAATGATGATGAGCTTTCCCGATTATTTCGGATTGGGAGATACACTGGCCGACCGGAACCTGCAGGTCATGTTCAGTATATTCAGCGTCGTACTGGCGCTGCCCGTCTTTTTTTACGCCGCTTCCGATTTTTTTGTATCGGCTTGGAAAGCCATTCGCAAACATTACCTGAACATCGACGCCCCCATTGCCTTGGCCATTTTGGTCACCTTTGTGCGCAGTCTGTACGAAATCGGCACCCAAACGGGCGTCGGGTACCTGGATTCCATGACAGGCATTGTGTTTTTCATGCTGTTGGGGCGCTACTTTCAGGAAAAGACCTATTCGGTCATTTCGTTTGACCGCGATTATAAATCGTACTTTCCGGTGGCCGTTACAAAACTGGGAGAAAGTAAAAAGGAAAAAGAAGAAAGTGCCGATCCCAACCACCACTCACCGGCCACCGACCGCCAGATTTTGGTTACTGATTTACAGGCCGGCGATAGGATTTTGATTCGTAACAAAGAATTGATTCCGGCCGATGCGCGTCTGGTCAGTGAGCGGGCCATGATCGACTATAGTTTTGTATCGGGCGAGTCTGAGCCCGTGGAAAAAACCCGTAATGAGCTCATTTACGCCGGCGGTCGTCAGGTAGGCGGAGCCATCGAGCTGGAAATCACGAAACGGGTGTCGCAGAGTTATCTGACCCAACTGTGGAACAACGACTCCTTTACACAGCAAAACCACAAACAACAACACGATCTGGTAGACAGGATCAATCGGTATTTTACCTGGGCTTTATTGGTACTCGGCCTTGGTGGCTTAAGTTTTTGGGCTTTATCGGGCGATCTGCCCCGGGGCATCAATGCCATCACGACCATCCTGATCGTGGCCTGTCCGTGTGCGCTGCTGCTTTCCGATACCTTTACCAACGGGAATATTCTGGGGATGTTCGGAAAACATAAGTTTTACCTCAAAAACGCAAAGGTCATTGAAAGCCTCTCGGAAATTGACACCGTAGTGTTTGACAAAACGGGTACCCTCACCCTGCCGGATGCCGGCCATATTCAATTCATTGGCACCCCGCTCACGCGGCTCCAACAACGCATTGTGCGCACCATGTGTGAGCAGTCCTCGCATCCGTTGAGCCGGCTCATTGCCAAATCGCTCGTGATGGTTCCCAAAGAAACCGCCCTGACCGATTTTCAGGAAGTGGAAGGAAAAGGCATTATGTCATACCTTGGGAATCATTGTACCATAAAACTGGGTTCCGCGGCCTTTGTCGGTCTGAAAGACGTACCGACGATCGCTTCCAACTCCCACAGCCGCGTCTATTTTTCGTTTGACGGCCAACAATTGGGATACTACGAAATTCACAGTCAGTATCGCGAAAATCTTTCGGACACCCTTCAGGCACTCAAGCTTAAAAATTACCAAACGTTTCTTCTTTCGGGCGACAAACCGACGGATACCGACGTATTGGGAACCCTGTTCGGGGATACAACCCACTTACATTTTAACCAAAAGCCCGAAGATAAACTGGCGTTTATTCAGCAACTGCAACAAAAAGGACGTAAAGTATTGATGGTAGGCGATGGCCTCAATGACGCCGGTGCCCTGGTACAGAGCAACGTAGGCATTGCGGTCTCTGACAACGTAAACAATTTTTCTCCCGCCTGCGACGGTATTCTGGAAGGCAGTCATCTTTCGTTTCTGCCCCAATACGTACGCTTGGCCAAAGCCGGAAGACGCATTGTGGTTCAGAGCTTTATCATCTCGGTTGTGTACAATATCATCGGCCTGAGTTTTGCCTTAACGGGCACATTGGCTCCGGTCATCGCGGCGATCCTGATGCCGGCCAGCTCGATCTCCATTGTCCTCTATACCACGCTGGCGAGTCGAATTGCCACGGCACGTACGCTTTAACGCAACCATCTGACCGCCGCCAAGTTGATGAGGGCATTGATCACAAAGGCCAGCAAAAAGGACACGGCGATCGGGAATTCCCGAAGAAAGAAGGCCTGCAAAAACAGAAACGTCGTAAACCCGACAAGCCCGAGCATGATGCCTTTCAGGATCGTAATGGCCGCGTTACTTCCCTGTAAATAATGCGTAAAAATGGCTAAAATGGAGGTAATGATCGGAAAAGGAGTCAGGATACCGCTCCACGTAGGCCCTAAGGCTTTGGCGAGGGTCGTAATGGCCAATACAAAAAGGGTGGCTACCAGCATTCGAAAAGGAATGTCAAACTTGGGGGGCAGTGCCCGGCGGGAGGGAGTACTTTCAGCCGCCGGTAGCGGAAACCGACGCAAGGCCGTCACGATGCTTACGACAGCCACTCCGTAAACACTCCACAGCGACAGGCGCAGGGCGTCAAGTACCAGTGCCGTTGCCACAAACGCACTGTAAGAGCTCAGGAGCGTCGGAAACCAGCCGAATCGCTTTGAAACAAGCGCGTAACAAAAACAGAAGCCCACTAAAGAGACCACCCCGGTCAGGATGCCCGGAATGGCACGGATTCCGAAAGCGGTTCCCTGTTCCAAAATAAAAAAGACCAGAATCGGACCGGCTACCCACGGCATACTTCCGATAATCCCTCCGATGCTGTTGCCCCATTTTCGACTTATCAGGGTAATTCCCCCGATCACCACCGGCATCATGGTCAGTTTAAAAAATAAAACGGTCATTCTAAAGCAATAGATCCGTACAAAGGTACATACAGAATGTGCTTCAGGGTA
Above is a window of Runella slithyformis DSM 19594 DNA encoding:
- a CDS encoding heavy metal translocating P-type ATPase — its product is MSQSIAPIVEVTCYHCGADCEDTVIVHDDKPFCCEGCKLVYELLQENELCSYYDFTKNPGVSPDKNYYKGKYAYLDLPEVHQRIIQFTDGRQTHVNWYLPQMHCSSCVYLLENLHRLQEGVFSAVVNFPEKRVRIIIDEEKIKLSQLAELLTYIGYEPYISLQDVESDQSPKTNRTRLYKIGIAGFAFGNVMMMSFPDYFGLGDTLADRNLQVMFSIFSVVLALPVFFYAASDFFVSAWKAIRKHYLNIDAPIALAILVTFVRSLYEIGTQTGVGYLDSMTGIVFFMLLGRYFQEKTYSVISFDRDYKSYFPVAVTKLGESKKEKEESADPNHHSPATDRQILVTDLQAGDRILIRNKELIPADARLVSERAMIDYSFVSGESEPVEKTRNELIYAGGRQVGGAIELEITKRVSQSYLTQLWNNDSFTQQNHKQQHDLVDRINRYFTWALLVLGLGGLSFWALSGDLPRGINAITTILIVACPCALLLSDTFTNGNILGMFGKHKFYLKNAKVIESLSEIDTVVFDKTGTLTLPDAGHIQFIGTPLTRLQQRIVRTMCEQSSHPLSRLIAKSLVMVPKETALTDFQEVEGKGIMSYLGNHCTIKLGSAAFVGLKDVPTIASNSHSRVYFSFDGQQLGYYEIHSQYRENLSDTLQALKLKNYQTFLLSGDKPTDTDVLGTLFGDTTHLHFNQKPEDKLAFIQQLQQKGRKVLMVGDGLNDAGALVQSNVGIAVSDNVNNFSPACDGILEGSHLSFLPQYVRLAKAGRRIVVQSFIISVVYNIIGLSFALTGTLAPVIAAILMPASSISIVLYTTLASRIATARTL